Proteins co-encoded in one Ruegeria pomeroyi DSS-3 genomic window:
- a CDS encoding peptidoglycan-binding domain-containing protein: MSRSAHELAVFGGTILHAILASLATNKARIIALPSAALFGLVLFLFWGSIDAAVQDRWNVTPGKFALYFANCKILSRDAADCAQTRSRIAGDFVDSKDKEQDTRFDELERQLASVIKQQEQSNDQIAQLSLRTIELAQQLALASEAGDNARVAELTESIAEVGAELELANLNAADIQTSIAALSSSLSGALRSDARVLSFEVSPEVGTLAPNLVAPDSSVASREKPFVEAFIDGPKSRGSSSHLMSPEVESYIQPNGTWTLPPSSPRSVVVTSTSAIGSGVQTEFVDADVEEIISNVFEKVGLEPRADEFSKAIPELAPLPNPEGAFAMMQGQLAPPVFEVPKAPSIVSPSPSDLAGLDVQQTISYAFERVDQDALATRLEPWVPDTFPDPSFDTARFIDRVDSPKPTQPWDKNWDFKANPRLTAETQLVLKSLGYDPGVIDGRWGPNTQAAWDKAQSELGLSTTKYPTEFVIHDLRGRIPAIDAGQVDGFIAANHSRVSRHSRPDLLGADAGYGTARDTYATQSRVGGTNSSQIASHENGIQMPNNWSSISTTTMNCTNCTDMTGTIGSYEQSDIIGTRSIEHSYEPYSYENNMVLGNSGFGQSDLIVRHQDFMNSFQSPTIDIPSFSVPSVSIPSFSMD; the protein is encoded by the coding sequence TTGAGCCGCTCGGCTCACGAACTCGCTGTATTTGGTGGTACGATCCTTCACGCAATCCTGGCCAGCCTTGCAACGAACAAAGCAAGAATCATTGCATTGCCATCGGCGGCGTTGTTTGGCTTGGTCCTTTTTCTGTTCTGGGGGTCGATAGACGCCGCAGTTCAGGACCGTTGGAATGTGACGCCAGGCAAGTTTGCGCTCTATTTTGCCAATTGCAAAATTCTCTCTAGAGACGCCGCTGACTGCGCCCAAACGCGCTCCCGGATTGCCGGTGACTTCGTAGACTCGAAAGACAAAGAACAAGACACGCGATTCGACGAGTTGGAGCGGCAACTTGCTTCAGTAATCAAGCAACAAGAACAATCCAACGATCAAATCGCTCAGCTGAGTTTGAGAACGATCGAGTTAGCTCAACAGTTGGCTTTGGCGAGTGAGGCTGGCGACAATGCGCGTGTGGCGGAGCTAACTGAAAGCATCGCGGAAGTGGGTGCAGAGCTTGAACTCGCCAATCTTAACGCCGCTGATATCCAGACATCCATTGCAGCTTTAAGCTCCAGTCTGAGTGGCGCACTCAGAAGCGATGCGCGTGTGCTTAGCTTTGAGGTCTCGCCGGAAGTGGGAACGCTTGCACCGAACCTGGTCGCCCCAGATTCTTCGGTGGCGTCCCGCGAAAAACCCTTTGTTGAGGCATTTATAGACGGTCCCAAGAGCCGGGGAAGTTCATCGCATCTTATGTCTCCGGAGGTGGAGAGCTACATACAGCCCAACGGAACATGGACACTGCCGCCGTCGTCGCCTCGTTCGGTCGTTGTTACCAGCACCAGCGCTATTGGTTCGGGCGTACAAACTGAGTTTGTCGATGCGGATGTTGAAGAGATCATTTCGAATGTGTTTGAGAAGGTCGGTCTGGAGCCACGCGCCGATGAGTTTTCGAAAGCGATTCCCGAGCTGGCGCCATTGCCGAATCCAGAAGGCGCATTTGCCATGATGCAAGGACAACTGGCTCCTCCGGTTTTCGAAGTTCCCAAGGCACCTTCGATAGTCTCGCCGTCGCCGAGTGACCTTGCCGGGCTGGATGTCCAACAGACCATTTCGTACGCGTTTGAGCGTGTCGATCAGGATGCGTTGGCCACACGGCTTGAGCCGTGGGTGCCAGATACGTTTCCGGACCCAAGTTTCGATACCGCGCGGTTCATTGACCGAGTTGATAGTCCCAAACCGACCCAGCCCTGGGACAAGAACTGGGACTTTAAAGCCAATCCCCGGCTAACTGCAGAGACTCAACTCGTTCTGAAGTCACTGGGATATGATCCAGGGGTCATAGATGGCCGTTGGGGCCCAAACACTCAAGCTGCTTGGGATAAGGCTCAATCAGAGTTAGGGCTTTCTACCACAAAGTACCCAACTGAATTTGTGATCCACGATTTACGTGGCCGCATACCCGCTATCGATGCCGGGCAGGTTGACGGATTTATTGCTGCCAATCACTCGCGCGTATCTCGTCACTCCAGGCCGGATTTGTTGGGAGCCGATGCGGGATATGGGACGGCCCGCGACACTTACGCCACGCAATCAAGAGTTGGTGGCACGAATTCGTCGCAGATTGCTAGCCATGAAAACGGCATCCAGATGCCGAACAACTGGTCGTCGATCTCAACGACGACAATGAATTGCACCAACTGCACAGATATGACCGGCACTATTGGGTCCTACGAACAGTCGGATATCATCGGAACACGGAGTATCGAACATAGCTATGAACCCTATAGCTATGAAAACAATATGGTGCTTGGGAACTCAGGATTTGGTCAGTCCGACCTGATCGTGCGTCACCAAGATTTCATGAATTCATTCCAATCCCCGACGATAGACATCCCTAGTTTTTCGGTGCCTTCGGTGAGCATCCCAAGCTTTTCCATGGATTAG
- a CDS encoding helix-turn-helix transcriptional regulator, with protein MAEQHKSDSDGPSAAEVLDLLNRMAEATETETVWTLLVDALAPFGFERVNYGLTRGLSGASIGDPHDVYIRSTHSPDRVRAHHETGHYLRTAEYRWVLENVGAVSWGWVARERAAGRLSDSECAAMDALQARRRRAGISISFAEGGRRYKGAMGLAAHTHESQEALDARWPEISARVLAICNMAHLKFSQLPLPVRSACLNQRQRELLEWVADGKTMQDIQVLTGLSVSAIEKHLRKARDALGVETSAQAVAKAAFLNLIFVASDAS; from the coding sequence GTGGCCGAACAGCACAAGTCAGACAGTGACGGGCCAAGCGCGGCAGAGGTGCTCGATCTGCTGAACCGCATGGCCGAGGCAACCGAGACCGAAACGGTCTGGACCCTGCTGGTCGATGCGCTGGCGCCCTTCGGGTTCGAGCGGGTCAACTACGGGCTGACCCGGGGCCTTTCGGGGGCAAGCATCGGCGATCCCCATGACGTCTATATCCGCAGCACCCATTCGCCCGATCGGGTGCGGGCGCATCATGAAACGGGGCATTACCTGCGGACCGCCGAATACCGCTGGGTTCTGGAAAATGTCGGCGCCGTGTCCTGGGGCTGGGTGGCGCGCGAACGCGCCGCCGGGCGCCTGTCGGACAGCGAATGCGCCGCGATGGACGCCTTGCAGGCCCGGCGCCGGCGGGCGGGTATCTCGATCAGTTTCGCCGAGGGCGGGCGCCGCTACAAGGGCGCGATGGGGCTGGCGGCGCATACGCATGAAAGCCAGGAGGCACTGGATGCCCGCTGGCCCGAGATCTCGGCACGGGTGCTGGCGATCTGCAACATGGCGCATCTGAAATTCTCGCAATTGCCGCTGCCGGTGCGCAGCGCCTGTCTGAACCAGCGCCAGCGCGAATTGCTGGAATGGGTCGCCGACGGCAAGACCATGCAGGACATCCAGGTGCTGACCGGCCTGTCGGTCAGCGCCATCGAGAAACATCTGCGCAAGGCGCGCGACGCGCTGGGGGTGGAAACCAGCGCCCAGGCAGTGGCCAAGGCGGCCTTTCTCAACCTCATCTTCGTCGCTTCGGACGCCAGTTGA
- a CDS encoding AI-2E family transporter produces MALPVKDQLRYWGLAAAVFVAVLYLLGDVLLPFVIGGAIAYFVDPVADRLERWGLSRAAATAVITIASVLLFVLMVLMVVPALITQMIDLINVLPQLFQDLRTFVSTHFPSVLDRESNAHQMIASVIETLKSRSGDLLQTLAGSVGSAINVVLLLVIVPVVSVYLLLDWDRMIARIDQLLPLDHAPVIRRLAGEIDAVLASFVRGMGTVCLILGTYYAVALMIVGLQFGLVVGLIAGLVTFIPYLGALIGGALAIGLALFQFWGDWLSIGLVAAIFALGQVVEGNLLTPKLVGSSVGLHPVWLLLALSVFGALFGFVGMLIAVPVAAALGVLARFGTGQYLGSRLYRGLTVQDDD; encoded by the coding sequence ATGGCTCTGCCCGTAAAGGATCAACTGCGTTACTGGGGGCTTGCCGCGGCGGTCTTTGTGGCGGTGCTGTATTTGCTGGGGGATGTACTGCTGCCCTTCGTGATCGGCGGCGCCATTGCCTATTTCGTCGATCCCGTGGCCGACCGGCTGGAACGCTGGGGCCTGTCGCGCGCGGCGGCGACGGCGGTGATCACCATCGCCTCGGTGCTGCTGTTCGTGCTGATGGTGCTGATGGTGGTGCCGGCACTGATCACCCAGATGATCGACCTGATCAATGTGCTGCCACAGCTGTTCCAGGATCTGCGGACCTTTGTCAGCACCCATTTCCCCTCGGTTCTGGATCGCGAATCGAACGCGCATCAGATGATCGCCTCGGTGATCGAGACGCTGAAATCGCGCTCGGGCGACCTGCTGCAAACCCTTGCTGGCTCGGTCGGATCGGCAATCAACGTGGTGCTGCTGCTGGTGATCGTGCCGGTGGTGTCGGTCTATCTGCTGCTCGACTGGGACCGGATGATTGCGCGCATCGACCAGCTGCTGCCGCTGGATCATGCGCCGGTGATCCGTCGGCTGGCGGGCGAGATCGACGCGGTGCTGGCCTCGTTCGTGCGCGGCATGGGCACGGTCTGCCTGATCCTGGGTACCTATTACGCGGTGGCGCTGATGATCGTGGGCCTGCAATTCGGGCTGGTGGTCGGGCTGATCGCCGGGCTGGTCACCTTCATCCCCTATCTGGGAGCGCTGATCGGCGGTGCGCTGGCCATCGGGCTGGCCCTGTTCCAGTTCTGGGGCGACTGGCTGTCGATCGGGCTGGTGGCGGCGATCTTTGCCCTGGGTCAGGTGGTCGAGGGCAACCTGCTGACCCCGAAGCTGGTGGGCAGCTCTGTCGGGCTGCATCCGGTCTGGCTGCTTCTGGCGCTGTCGGTCTTTGGCGCGCTGTTCGGCTTTGTCGGCATGCTGATCGCGGTGCCGGTCGCGGCGGCGCTGGGGGTGCTTGCACGTTTCGGCACGGGGCAGTATCTGGGCAGCCGCCTCTACCGGGGCCTCACCGTACAGGACGACGACTGA
- a CDS encoding Ppx/GppA family phosphatase, with product MNLQTETSVPDWGPFGRPLFDDPGARALSRIGVVDVGSNSVRMVVFDGAARSPAYFYNEKVMCALGAGLSETGRLNPEGRVRALAALRRFQHLADDLDLPPLRVVATAAVREAEDGAEFCAEVKRQTGLTIQVIDGEEEARLSAQGVLLGWPGAYGLICDIGGASMELAEIGSGQVGRRLTSPLGPLKLRDVPGGRRGRKAHIKQVMSELRAQLGPQRDRLFLVGGSWRAIARIDMLRRNYPLKVLHEYRMTVRDVHETARYIERTDLDKLRGKAGVSASRMALVPFAIDVLARLIREFKPKDIAISSYGIREGLLYEQMPQRLRDRDPLIEACYFAESKDARLPGFGKQLFEFVMPLFKSAPRARVRLIKAACLLHDVSWRAHPDYRAEVCFDNVTRANLGGLKHSERVFIGLALQHRYRNKREGNRFEPIYDLLDEKSQTQAEILGKAMRFGAMLWLKRDARMGRLTWFPKKRRLELHLPQEAAPLFSEVAEARFQSLVGALDATSEIFIEE from the coding sequence ATGAACCTGCAAACGGAAACATCCGTCCCGGATTGGGGGCCCTTCGGCAGACCGCTTTTCGACGATCCCGGCGCCCGGGCGCTGTCGCGGATCGGGGTGGTCGATGTGGGCTCGAACTCGGTCCGGATGGTGGTGTTCGACGGCGCGGCCCGCTCGCCCGCCTATTTCTACAACGAAAAGGTCATGTGCGCCCTGGGTGCCGGCCTCTCCGAGACCGGACGGCTGAACCCCGAAGGCCGGGTGCGGGCGCTGGCCGCGCTGCGCCGGTTCCAGCATCTGGCCGACGACCTCGACCTGCCGCCGCTGCGGGTGGTGGCCACCGCCGCCGTGCGCGAGGCCGAGGATGGCGCCGAATTCTGCGCCGAGGTGAAACGCCAGACCGGCCTGACCATCCAGGTGATCGACGGCGAGGAAGAGGCGCGGTTGTCGGCGCAAGGCGTGCTGCTGGGCTGGCCCGGCGCCTATGGGCTGATCTGCGATATCGGCGGCGCCTCGATGGAACTGGCCGAGATCGGCAGCGGCCAGGTCGGCCGCCGCCTGACCTCGCCACTGGGGCCGTTGAAGCTGCGCGATGTGCCGGGCGGCCGCCGCGGCCGCAAGGCGCATATCAAACAGGTGATGAGCGAACTGCGCGCCCAGCTTGGCCCGCAGCGCGACCGCCTGTTCCTGGTCGGCGGCAGCTGGCGTGCTATCGCCCGGATCGACATGCTGCGGCGGAACTATCCGCTCAAGGTGCTGCACGAATACCGCATGACCGTGCGCGACGTGCATGAGACCGCCCGCTATATCGAGCGCACCGATCTGGACAAGCTGCGCGGAAAGGCCGGCGTATCCGCCTCGCGCATGGCACTGGTGCCCTTTGCGATCGACGTGCTGGCCCGGCTGATCCGCGAGTTCAAGCCCAAGGATATCGCCATCTCTTCCTACGGGATCCGCGAAGGGTTGCTGTATGAACAGATGCCGCAACGGCTGCGCGACCGCGACCCGCTGATCGAGGCCTGCTATTTCGCCGAATCCAAGGACGCCCGCCTGCCCGGTTTCGGCAAGCAGCTGTTCGAATTCGTGATGCCGCTGTTCAAATCCGCCCCCCGCGCGCGGGTGCGTCTGATCAAGGCCGCCTGCCTGCTGCATGATGTCAGCTGGCGCGCCCATCCCGATTACCGCGCCGAGGTCTGTTTCGACAACGTGACCCGGGCCAACCTGGGCGGGCTGAAACACTCCGAACGGGTGTTCATCGGCCTGGCCCTGCAACACCGCTATCGCAACAAGCGCGAGGGCAACCGGTTCGAACCGATCTACGACCTGCTGGACGAGAAGAGCCAGACCCAGGCCGAAATCCTGGGCAAGGCGATGCGCTTTGGCGCGATGCTCTGGCTGAAACGCGACGCGCGGATGGGGCGGCTGACCTGGTTCCCCAAGAAGCGCCGCCTGGAACTGCACCTGCCCCAAGAGGCCGCCCCCCTGTTCAGTGAAGTGGCCGAGGCCCGGTTCCAATCGCTGGTCGGGGCGCTGGACGCCACATCCGAGATTTTCATCGAGGAGTGA